Within Raineyella sp. W15-4, the genomic segment CCGGCATCCGGCTCCACTCGACGATCCGCCGGCCGGCCCGCAGCCGGGTGTGGCGCTCCAGCAGCGCCGGCGCGGCGACCGGCTGGTAGCGGATCACGCCGAGTTGCTCGGTCCGGCAGCCGGCAACCACCCGGGGTGCAGCGGTGATCGCCCCGACCACGTCGCCGCCGCGGAGCAGGTCGCTGGTGTGCTCCTCGTCCTCCAACTGCAGCCGCAGGATGGTGTCCGGCCACTCCGCCGCCTCGCGCAGCACGGGCAGGAACCAGGTGGCCAGCGAGTCGGCGTTGACCGCCAGCGGCAGCATCGCCGGCCCGGAGATCACTGGCCCGGGGCCGCCGGCGCCCAAGGCCGCCCGGGTCTCGGTCTCCAGCAGGGCGACCTGGCGGGCCATCCGCAGCAGCACCGCGCCCGGTTCGGTGGCGGTGCAGGGCACCGTACGCCGAACCACCACCTGGCCGACCGACGCCTCCAGCGCCTTGATCCGTTGACTGATCGCCGACGGCGAGACCCTCAGCGCGTCCGCGGCGGCCTCGAAGGTGCCCTCGTCGACCACCGCCAGCAGGGCCCGCAACTGCTCGAAGTTCATGAAGCAATTCTAATCCAACTGAAGAATCACACGTTTGTCTTATGTCTCCGGGGGTCCTAGCGTCGGATCGGGGCCTGGTGGGGCCCCCGGTCCGCCGGCCGTTCCGGCGCGGAATGTCGGAGGTCGAGGATGATCGGGATCGGCACCTGGGTGACCGGGTTCGTGGCGAGCTTCACGCTCGTCGCGATGATCGGCGCGCAGAACACGATGGTGATGCGGCAGGGGATCCGCCGTGACCATGTCGGTCTGGTCGTGCTCGTCTGCATCCTCAGCGAGATCGTGCTGATCACCTCGGGCACCGCGGGGGTCGGTGTCCTCGCCGCACGGCACCCACTGGTGATGGAGGTGCTCGCCTGGGTCGGGGCGGCGTATCTGCTCGGCTACGCGGTGATGTCGTTCCGCTCCGCCGCCCGGCCGAAAGCGATGGTGGTCACCGGCACGGGCTCGGCGCGGACGGTCGTCCTGGCCGTCCTCGGCGCCACCTTCCTCAACCCGCAGACCTATCTGGACACCATGGTGCTGCTCGGGAACCTGGCCAATCGGTTCGGGGAACCGGGCCGGTGGATCTTCACCGCCGGCGCACTGTCGGCCAGCGCCCTGTGGTTCGTCGCGCTGGGCTTCGGCGCCCGGGCGCTGTCCGGGCTGCTGGGCCGACCGACGACCTGGCGGTGGATCGACACCGGGGTGGGCGTGATGATGCTCGGCCTGGCCGGCAAGCTGGTGCTGGCGGCCTGACCGCGGATCGGCCGGCTCCCGCTCCGGGCCGCACTCGACGGGGCTCCGATTCGGCTCACCGAGATGATGCAGGCGCCAGCTGTGGGCAGAATCGGTCCATGAGCCCGCTGCACCGCCTCGCCGTCTTCGCCGCCGCCAGTGACGGCACCGACCCGGCGCTGCGCGGCGCGGCGTACGACGTCGGGGCCGAGCTGGCCCGCCGCGGCATCGGCCTGGTCTACGGTGCGGGCGGCGTCGGGCTGATGGGCGCTCTCTCACAGGGCGCGCTCGACGCCGGCGGCGAGGTGATCGGCGTCATCCCCGAGGAGATGATCCTGCGCGAGTGGGGGCGCCACGACCTCACCCAGCTCCGGGTGGTCCGGACGATGCACGAGCGCAAGGCCCTGATGGCCGATCTGGCCGACGCGTTCCTGGCGATCCCGGGCGGGCTGGGCACGCTGGAGGAGATCATCGAGGTGTGGAGCTGGAGCTACCTCGGCATGCTCGACGAGCCGGTCGGGTTCCTCAATCTCGGCGGCTTCTGGGACCCGTTCCTGGCCACCGTCCGCGGGATGGCCGAGGCGGGCTTCGTCCGCGGCTCGGCGGTGCAGCGGCTGGTGGTGGCGCCTGACCTGGACCAGGCGCTGGCCGGTCTGGAGGCGCTGGTCGGCTGACCGGCCGGCCGCGACGTCAGGGCCCCGGGGCAGGATGGTGGCATGGCTGAGACGATGCGCGCGATGACGTACGACACCTACGGCGGGCCCGAGGTGCTGCACCTGACTGACCTGGCGCTGCCCAAGGTCGGTCCCGGCGAAGTACTGGTGCGGGTCCGGGCGGCCGCAGTCAACCCGGTGGACTGGAAACTGATGCGGGGTGGCCTCGACGCACTGATGGACGTCCGGTTCCCGGTGGTGCCCGGCTGGGACGTCGCCGGCGTCGTCGAGCGGGTGGGGATCGACGTGCCCGAGTACACCGTCGGTGACGAGGTCTTCGGCTACGCCCGCAAGGACTACCTGCACGGCGGCACCATGGCGCAGTATGTGACCCTCGCGGTCCGTCACCTCGCGCACAGACCGGCCGGACTGTCCTGGCCCGAGGCCGCCGCGGTGCCACTGGCCGGCCTCACCGCCTATCAGGTGCTGACCCGGCTGGGCCTGCGAGGGGGCGAGACGGTGCTGATCCACAACGCCTCCGGCGGCGTCGGGTCCGCGGCGGTGCAGATCGCCCACGACCTGGGTGCCCGGGTACTGGGCAGCTGTTCCGCGGCGAGCGCCGACCGGGTACGGACCCTGGGAGCCGAGCCGGTGACGTACGGCGCGGGGTTGGCCGAGGCTGTCCGTGCGCTGGTCCCGGCCGGGGTCGACGTGGTCGCGGACTTCGTCGGCGGCGTGCTGGACGTGACCCGGGCGGTCCTCACCGACGGTGGGCGGCACGCGTCGATCGCCGATCCCGGAGTGCTCACCGCCGGCGGCCAGTGGATCTGGGTCCGTCCGGATGCCGACGACCTGACCACCCTTGCGACGATGCTGGCCGAGAGCCGGCTGCGGGTGGAGGTGGCCGACACCTTCCCGCTGGAGCAGCTGGCCGAGGCCTTCCGCCGCAGTATGGCCGGCCACGTCCACGGCAAGATCGTCGTCACCGTGGACTGATCCGGGCCGCCGGGCCGGCCGAACGGGGTCATTCCGGCCGAGATCACTCCGTCCCGTCGACCGGCTTGACCCCGGCATGGACGGCGGCCCGGTCGGCCAGGCTGTCGCCCGCGCCGTCGTACAGGTGGAACACCGCCTCGACGCCCAGCGCACGGATCTCCCGGACGTCGTCGTCATTGTGGGCGACGACGGCGACGGTGCCGTCGAACCCACTGGCCTCCACCTGGTGCAGGGCGAAGAGGTTCGACCCGTGCTCGGGCATCGCCAGCACCACGATCGCCACGGTGTGGCTGGGGTGCAGGCGCTGCCAGAACTCCGCGTCGGTGGCGTCAGCGACGATGACGTTCATCCCCCGGCGTTGCAGTTCCCCGGCCCGGTCGAGGTTGTTCTCCACGCCCACCACACTCAGCCCGTACTCGTGCGCGAGGTGGTCGTACGCCGACGCCCCGATCCGGCCCATGCCGAGCACGATCGCCCGGACGTCGCCGAGCGCGACCGGGCGGTCCTCGGGGACGATCCGGATCGCGGCGCGGGTCGGCAGCGCGTCGGCGAGCCAGGCGATCAGCCGGGTGCCGCGAC encodes:
- a CDS encoding LysR family transcriptional regulator ArgP — translated: MNFEQLRALLAVVDEGTFEAAADALRVSPSAISQRIKALEASVGQVVVRRTVPCTATEPGAVLLRMARQVALLETETRAALGAGGPGPVISGPAMLPLAVNADSLATWFLPVLREAAEWPDTILRLQLEDEEHTSDLLRGGDVVGAITAAPRVVAGCRTEQLGVIRYQPVAAPALLERHTRLRAGRRIVEWSRMPVLRYGPKDDLQNKFLRSRGVEQLPVAHQIPSSEAYLEAARAGLGWGLVPEVQMRAALADGSLQIVVPHSERDVPLYWQVWKLGSSRLERLTAAVHRSAASLGPPSPDTLG
- a CDS encoding LysE/ArgO family amino acid transporter is translated as MIGIGTWVTGFVASFTLVAMIGAQNTMVMRQGIRRDHVGLVVLVCILSEIVLITSGTAGVGVLAARHPLVMEVLAWVGAAYLLGYAVMSFRSAARPKAMVVTGTGSARTVVLAVLGATFLNPQTYLDTMVLLGNLANRFGEPGRWIFTAGALSASALWFVALGFGARALSGLLGRPTTWRWIDTGVGVMMLGLAGKLVLAA
- a CDS encoding TIGR00730 family Rossman fold protein, with amino-acid sequence MSPLHRLAVFAAASDGTDPALRGAAYDVGAELARRGIGLVYGAGGVGLMGALSQGALDAGGEVIGVIPEEMILREWGRHDLTQLRVVRTMHERKALMADLADAFLAIPGGLGTLEEIIEVWSWSYLGMLDEPVGFLNLGGFWDPFLATVRGMAEAGFVRGSAVQRLVVAPDLDQALAGLEALVG
- a CDS encoding NADP-dependent oxidoreductase, with translation MAETMRAMTYDTYGGPEVLHLTDLALPKVGPGEVLVRVRAAAVNPVDWKLMRGGLDALMDVRFPVVPGWDVAGVVERVGIDVPEYTVGDEVFGYARKDYLHGGTMAQYVTLAVRHLAHRPAGLSWPEAAAVPLAGLTAYQVLTRLGLRGGETVLIHNASGGVGSAAVQIAHDLGARVLGSCSAASADRVRTLGAEPVTYGAGLAEAVRALVPAGVDVVADFVGGVLDVTRAVLTDGGRHASIADPGVLTAGGQWIWVRPDADDLTTLATMLAESRLRVEVADTFPLEQLAEAFRRSMAGHVHGKIVVTVD